From a single Amphiprion ocellaris isolate individual 3 ecotype Okinawa chromosome 18, ASM2253959v1, whole genome shotgun sequence genomic region:
- the kdelr2b gene encoding ER lumen protein-retaining receptor 2 codes for MNIFRLTGDLSHLAAIIILLLKIWKTRSCAGISGKSQVLFALVFTTRYLDLLTSFISLYNTTMKIIYIGCAYATVYLIYMKFKATYDGNHDTFRVEFLVVPVGGLAFLVNHDFSPLEILWTFSIYLESVAILPQLFMISKTGEAETITTHYLFFLGLYRALYLINWIWRFYFEGFFDMIAIVAGVVQTILYCDFFYLYVTKVLKGKKLSLPA; via the exons atgaacattttcaggCTAACCGGCGATCTGTCCCACCTAGCAGCCATCATCATCCTGCTGCTAAAAATATGGAAAACCAGGTCCTGTGCCG GTATTTCTGGGAAGAGTCAGGTCCTGTTTGCCTTGGTGTTCACAACTCGCTACCTGGACTTGCTCACGTCCTTCATATCTCTCTACAATACCACCATGAAG ATCATCTACATTGGATGTGCGTACGCCACTGTGTACCTGATCTACATGAAGTTTAAGGCGACTTATGATGGGAACCACGACACGTTCAGAGTGGAGTTTCTCGTTGTACCTGTTGGTGGCCTGGCATTCCTGGTTAATCATGATTTCTCTCCTCTGGAG ATTCTCTGGACTTTTTCAATCTACTTGGAGTCAGTGGCCATTTTGCCCCAGCTCTTTATGATCAGCAAGACAGGAGAGGCTGAGACCATCACCACCCACTACCTGTTCTTCCTGGGACTCTACAGAGCTCTCTACCTCATCAACTGGATATGGAGGTTCTACTTTGAGGGATTCTTTGACATGATTGCCATCGTTGCTGGAGTAGTGCAGACAATCCTTTACTGCGATTTCTTCTATTTGTATGTAACAAAAG